A stretch of Henckelia pumila isolate YLH828 chromosome 4, ASM3356847v2, whole genome shotgun sequence DNA encodes these proteins:
- the LOC140867542 gene encoding uncharacterized protein isoform X1 — MAPLRGLRGRLQTMSRNTVLCDDRVMIQPIQVFWFLGSLMSYLGAFYFSTKMPEFNAIYRRAGGNTNIPHLVSRYFLVGLCFWLSWLCIRVVVHYLYTRLENKEEKTFLDRFYMVALEIPGNILFPVLAALLAECVKEKAGAIVCGFLLLCSFFLDLIFVDYKDMGMTEMLQVAQLAVLYAIGHQNILLMFLISTLIFLRLVLLFFLKEFLNWYRRQNVTPVRDEAELNTNARLNQDDLEAGRVESECTVESG; from the exons ATGGCGCCTTTGAGGGGTTTGAGGGGTCGCCTCCAGACTATGTCGAGGAACACGGTGCTATGCGACGATAGAG TTATGATCCAACCTATACAAGTATTTTGGTTTTTGGGATCACTGATGAGTTACCTCGGTGCTTTCTACTTTTCAACCAAAATGCCTGAATTTAATGCCATCTACAGAAGAGCCGGCGGCAACACAAATATTCCTCATTTGGTTTCCAGGTATTTCCTGGTCGGACTCTGCTTTTGGTTATCTTGGCTGTGCATCCGTGTAGTTGTTCATTATTTGTACACGAGGCTTGAAAACAAGGAGGAGAAGACATTTCTAGACAGATTTTATATGGTGGCACTGGAGATACCCGGAAATATTCTATTCCCGGTACTCGCCGCCTTGTTAGCTGAATGTGTAAAGGAAAAAGCAGGGGCTATTGTTTGTGGATTTCTTCTCTTGTGCAGCTTCTTTTTGGACTTGATTTTTGTGGATTACAAAGACATGGGGATGACAGAGATGCTGCAGGTCGCTCAACTCGCCGTACTTTATGCGATTGGACACCAAAACATCTTACTGATGTTTCTTATATCGACATTAATCTTCCTGAGGCTTGTCCTACTGTTCTTCCTGAAAGAATTCTTAAATTGGTACCGTAGACAGAATGTCACTCCAGTGCGAgatgaggcagagttgaatacgAATGCACGGTTGAATCAGGATGACCTTGAGGCAGGCAGGGTTGAATCTGAATGCACGGTTGAATCAGGATGA
- the LOC140867542 gene encoding uncharacterized protein isoform X2 — translation MAPLRGLRGRLQTMSRNTVLCDDRVMIQPIQVFWFLGSLMSYLGAFYFSTKMPEFNAIYRRAGGNTNIPHLVSSFFLDLIFVDYKDMGMTEMLQVAQLAVLYAIGHQNILLMFLISTLIFLRLVLLFFLKEFLNWYRRQNVTPVRDEAELNTNARLNQDDLEAGRVESECTVESG, via the exons ATGGCGCCTTTGAGGGGTTTGAGGGGTCGCCTCCAGACTATGTCGAGGAACACGGTGCTATGCGACGATAGAG TTATGATCCAACCTATACAAGTATTTTGGTTTTTGGGATCACTGATGAGTTACCTCGGTGCTTTCTACTTTTCAACCAAAATGCCTGAATTTAATGCCATCTACAGAAGAGCCGGCGGCAACACAAATATTCCTCATTTGGTTTCCAG CTTCTTTTTGGACTTGATTTTTGTGGATTACAAAGACATGGGGATGACAGAGATGCTGCAGGTCGCTCAACTCGCCGTACTTTATGCGATTGGACACCAAAACATCTTACTGATGTTTCTTATATCGACATTAATCTTCCTGAGGCTTGTCCTACTGTTCTTCCTGAAAGAATTCTTAAATTGGTACCGTAGACAGAATGTCACTCCAGTGCGAgatgaggcagagttgaatacgAATGCACGGTTGAATCAGGATGACCTTGAGGCAGGCAGGGTTGAATCTGAATGCACGGTTGAATCAGGATGA
- the LOC140867741 gene encoding uncharacterized protein yields MIQVAAAGLSFYDTWPLHSFSNFYQYKTCSNVGYECSGKVVAVGSSVWNYEEGDEVCTILEGGGGCAEFIVVPCNHAMRIPSGVSLVAAAALPHASCLTTYILSVLTNIAPGKIILIHGDAGGFGIMAIQYFKYVGCQVIVAAETEEYLQLYKMLGAEVCINYNKEDFCERVKTSREKAGVNVILDVSHRDHFQKNLDCLAVGGTLISLGLKSNVHRIDIDLSILMKKDINVIGVDLRRQSFMAIESILSDAVGKLWPLIEAGHIKPIIGKVFNFSHATEAYRALKEQSIQGKILLVAQYD; encoded by the exons ATGATACAAGTAGCAGCTGCAGGACTAAGTTTTTATGACACTTGGCCCCTCCATAGTTTCTCTAATTTTTATCAATATAAGACCTGTTCAAATGTCGGTTATGAATGTTCGGGAAAAGTTGTTGCTGTTGGATCATCTGTATGGAACTATGAAGAGGGCGATGAG GTATGTACGATTCTCGAAGGCGGGGGTGGGTGTGCAGAGTTTATAGTGGTTCCTTGCAATCATGCTATGCGAATTCCTTCGGGAGTTTCCCTTGTTGCGGCAGCCGCTTTGCCACACGCGTCATGTTTAACAACGTATATTCTTTCAGTTTTGACCAACATAGCCCCGGGCAAAATTATcttg ATACATGGGGATGCAGGGGGATTTGGCATTATGGCTATTCAGTATTTTAAGTATGTCGGTTGTCAAGTAATCGTAGCTGCAG aaACGGAAGAATATCTGCAGCTTTACAAAATGCTGGGAGCAGAAGTCTGCATCAACTATAACAAAGAGGACTTTTGCGAGCGCGTCAAGACTTCTCGAGAAAAAGCAG GTGTGAACGTTATACTAGATGTCAGTCATAGAGATCATTTTCAAAAGAACTTGGATTGTTTGGCCGTAGGAGGGACTCTTATCAGTTTAGGATTGAAGAGCAATGTACATCGGATAGACATTGATCTTTCAATTCTCATGAAAAAGGATATCAATGTCATAG GCGTGGATCTACGGCGTCAAAGTTTTATGGCTATAGAGTCGATCCTCTCTGATGCCGTAGGAAAACTTTGGCCACTAATAGAAGCCGGGCATATAAAGCCAATAATTGGTAAAGTTTTCAACTTCTCTCACGCCACGGAGGCATATAGAGCCTTGAAGGAGCAGAGTATTCAAGGCAAAATATTATTAGTCGCACAATATGACTGA
- the LOC140867464 gene encoding uncharacterized protein gives MSLGCFGPAGYQPLTRTMKAMVFEKRWFSRNMLKQRQVKTPDIKDDQVLINVFAVGVNRGDMILDTSTVCPGLECSGIIEEVGKNVNCWKVGDRVCAILEEGGGYAEQVAVPENFLLPIPDDVDLDDAASLPYASCTIWLALSKLRRKIKKTILIREGNSGIGALAIQYAKYMGFNVIASTGSRDSFAICHRYGADFCVDHTAKNFVSAVYQNLEYGGVDLVLDHGASDLERNIKCCRIWGKVFILDLHGMESGSIDLAMVQQKHIEIRVFDFRSRDSGYKASVIAELRTHLWPSILQRKVVPAIEYRFPVIEARKSLNLLSKDDTIGKIILYINFQNTNRRLKKD, from the exons ATGTCTCTGGGTTGTTTTGGCCCTGCTGGATATCAACCTCTTACTCGGACAATGAAGGCGATGGTGTTTGAAAAACGATGGTTTTCAAGAAATATGTTAAAGCAGCGACAAGTTAAAACGCCTGATATTAAGGACGATCAAGTATTGATCAATGTGTTTGCCGTTGGTGTAAATAGAGGTGACATGATATTGGATACAAGTACTGTCTGTCCAGGCCTTGAATGCTCTGGAATAATCGAAGAAGTTGGAAAAAACGTTAATTGTTGGAAAGTCGGAGATAGG GTTTGTGCTATTCTTGAGGAGGGAGGAGGGTATGCCGAACAAGTGGCCGTACCGGAAAATTTTCTTCTTCCAATACCTGATGATGTTGATTTAGATGATGCTGCGAGCTTACCTTACGCATCATGCACCATATGGTTAGCTTTATCCAAACTGCGacggaaaataaaaaaaactatactG atTCGTGAGGGCAATAGTGGGATCGGCGCTTTGGCAATACAATATGCAAAGTACATGGGCTTCAATGTTATTGCATCCACAG GAAGTCGTGACAGCTTTGCAATTTGTCATCGTTATGGTGCTGACTTTTGTGTCGATCACACGGCGAAAAACTTTGTATCGGCCGTTTATCAAAACCTTGAATATGGAG GTGTCGATTTGGTTCTGGatcacggagcttccgatcttgaaaGAAACATCAAGTGTTGTCGTATTTGGGGTAAGGTTTTCATCTTGGATTTGCATGGAATGGAAAGTGGCAGTATTGATCTCGCTATGGTACAACAAAAGCACATTGAAATTAGAG TTTTCGATTTCCGATCTAGAGATTCGGGTTATAAAGCTTCTGTAATTGCGGAACTCAGAACTCATTTGTGGCCTTCCATTCTTCAACGGAAAGTTGTTCCTGCAATAGAATATCGTTTTCCGGTGATCGAAGCTCGAAAATCCTTGAACCTTTTAAGTAAAGATGATACTATCGGGAAGATtattttgtatataaattttcagaACACAAATCGCCGCCTTAAAAAGGACTAA
- the LOC140863124 gene encoding cyclic nucleotide-gated ion channel 18, with protein MNRIFTTPASHLRHIRRTLTHHPSAAATASGEPNSLSILWHYQILDPNSDIVNLWNHIFLITCLISLFIDPLYFYLPYVGGQVCMSTDNQASVLITYFRTLSDLFYVLHMLMKFRMAFVAPSSRVFGRGELVMDPHEIAMKYLKSDFIIDLTATLPLPQIVIWYVIPATKTNGTGHADNTLALIVLIQYVPRLFVIFPLNQRIIKTTGFIAKTAWAGAAYNLLLYMLASHVLGASWYLASIGRQHSCWDQGCKEEFTSVPPCNLNFLDCESPEIGSIERQHWLNSTSVLSRCDASNDDSDFKFGMFADAFTTEVASSIFIEKYIYCLWWGLRNLSSYGQNLTTSTYLGETTFCIVLCIGGLILFARLIGDMQTYLQSMTVRLEEWRIKRRDTEEWMRHRQLPPDLQERVRRFDQYKWLATRGVHEESILRSLPVDLRREIQRHLCLNLVRRVPFFAQMDDQLLDAICERLVSSLSTEGSYVVREDDPVNEMLFIIRGQLESSTTNGGRSGFFNSITLRPGDFCGEELLTWALVPNSSNLPSSTRTVKTLTEVEAFALKAEDLKFVALQFKRLQSKKLQHAFRYYSHQWRTWGACFIQAAWRRFKKKKLAKELALQENFYYMSNYNHDQDGDSDDGFSADSSSVDSPSSARHLGATILASKFAANTKRGAGVQKVQIADPVSSSLKMPKLFKPDEPDFFEDV; from the exons atgaatagaatattcacCACGCCGGCATCCCACCTCCGCCACATCCGGCGAACGCTAACCCACCACCCCTCTGCCGCCGCCACAGCCTCCGGCGAGCCCAATTCCCTCAGCATCCTATGGCATTACCAAATCCTCGACCCCAACAGCGACATTGTCAATCTCTGGAACCACATCTTCTTGATCACCTGTCTCATCTCCCTCTTCATAGACCCCCTCTATTTCTACCTCCCCTACGTCGGCGGCCAAGTCTGTATGTCCACCGATAACCAAGCCTCTGTTTTGATCACTTATTTTCGGACCCTTTCCGATTTATTCTACGTCCTACACATGTTGATGAAGTTTCGGATGGCGTTTGTGGCTCCAAGTTCTCGGGTTTTCGGCCGCGGGGAGCTTGTTATGGATCCCCATGAGATTGCCATGAAGTATCTTAAATCTGATTTCATAATCGATCTAACCGCCACTTTGCCCTTGCCTCAG ATTGTGATCTGGTATGTAATTCCAGCTACAAAAACCAATGGAACCGGTCATGCAGACAACACCCTTGCTCTTATTGTTCTAATCCAATATGTTCCTCGGCTGTTTGTCATTTTTCCCCTGAATCAGAGGATAATTAAAACCACGGGTTTTATCGCCAAGACTGCTTGGGCTGGAGCTGCATATAATTTGCTTCTATACATGCTAGCCAGCCAC GTATTAGGAGCTTCATGGTATCTGGCGTCGATAGGGCGGCAACATTCTTGTTGGGATCAAGGGTGTAAAGAAGAATTCACCAGTGTTCCACCTTGTAATCTGAATTTCCTTGATTGTGAGAGTCCTGAAATAGGGAGCATCGAGCGGCAGCATTGGCTCAATTCGACTAGTGTGCTCTCACGTTGCGACGCAAGCAATGATGATTCTGATTTCAAGTTTGGGATGTTTGCCGATGCTTTTACAACTGAAGTTGCTTCCTCAATTTTCATTGAGAAATACATTTATTGCCTTTGGTGGGGCTTAAGAAATTTGAG TTCGTATGGACAGAATTTGACGACTAGCACTTATCTTGGAGAGACGACGTTCTGCATTGTTTTGTGCATTGGTGGTCTGATTCTGTTCGCCCGTTTGATCGGAGATATGCAG ACTTATTTGCAATCAATGACGGTGAGACTTGAAGAGTGGAGAATTAAGAGAAGGGACACTGAAGAATGGATGAGGCATCGGCAACTGCCTCCAGATTTGCAAGAGCGTGTTCGTAGATTCGATCAGTATAAATGGCTCGCGACAAGAGGAGTCCACGAAGAATCCATCTTACGGTCCTTGCCTGTGGACCTTAGGCGTGAGATTCAAAGGCATCTATGCCTTAACCTTGTTCGCCGA GTTCCATTTTTCGCACAAATGGATGACCAACTTCTCGATGCCATCTGCGAACGTCTCGTTTCTTCCTTGAGTACAGAAGGCAGCTACGTTGTTAGAGAAGATGATCCGGTGAACGAGATGTTGTTCATCATCAGGGGACAACTCGAGAGCTCCACGACAAATGGCGGACGTTCCGGATTCTTCAATTCGATCACCCTTCGACCTGGTGACTTCTGTGGAGAAGAATTGCTCACATGGGCTCTAGTACCAAATTCCTCAAACCTTCCTTCTTCAACACGAACCGTCAAAACTCTAACAGAAGTCGAAGCATTTGCGCTTAAAGCAGAAGACCTTAAATTCGTGGCCCTTCAGTTTAAACGTCTTCAGAGCAAGAAGCTTCAGCATGCATTTAGGTACTACTCTCATCAATGGAGGACATGGGGTGCTTGTTTCATTCAAGCAGCATGGCGAAGATTCAAGAAAAAGAAGCTAGCCAAGGAGTTGGCTCTACAAGAGAATTTCTACTACATGTCTAACTACAACCACGATCAAGACGGAGATTCAGACGATGGATTTAGTGCTGATAGTTCATCGGTTGATAGCCCAAGCAGTGCTCGACATCTAGGAGCCACAATTTTGGCTTCAAAATTTGCTGCCAACACCAAAAGGGGAGCTGGTGTTCAGAAGGTTCAGATTGCTGATCCTGTGTCATCGAGCTTAAAGATGCCGAAACTGTTTAAACCAGATGAACCTGATTTCTTCGAGGATGTTTAG